From the genome of Laspinema palackyanum D2c:
CCATCCCGCAAATGATGTCAAAGAGATGTCCGTAATCGTCACACCGAGCGCATTCTGACATAATCAACCCCTCCTCACTGCCAAGAATCCGGTTCCGCTGCACTCGTCACAGACGTCAACCCCTTCATCCCCATCGGGTGATTCCCAATGAATCAAGCCGCCCTGACACTGGGGACACTCGTAAACTTCATAGAGGTTGTCCAGTTCATGTTCTTCATTAACTTGATGAAGGGGTCTAACGTCTGGTCTGTTTTTCCTGGGTTTCATTGCCCCAAAATCCTCCTCAGTCTTCGGTCATTCCATCCGGCCCCCTCCCCGGTTAATGAAAGAGGGGGAATCCAGATTTGTCAACAGCACCGCCCCTAGGAATCTGTTAGGGGTTTTTTCCGGTTAACATTTTGGACGGCTTCTACCAGATCCTCTAAAGAGCAATCTAGGACTTCCATCAATCGCTTCACTTGGAGGATCGTCAGTTTTGGTTCGTGACGTCCGTTTTCCCATGCACTGATAGTCGTTACGGTTACTCCCAGGGATTGAGCAAGCTCTCGCTGAGTCAATCCCACTCTCTCCCTTAATTTCATGAACGTCAGTAGATCTTGGTTCTCTTCCATTATAGTCAACTTGTGTAAGTTGACAAACACAAGTTGTCTGATATAGACTAAAAAGTGTAAGTCAACTTACATATAAACGACATGAAAACGGAACAGGCAGCGAAATGCTGTCCGTTATCAGGGTGCATTTATGCGGTCTGTTCCTTCCTCTGTCTATATCACCTTTCTGTCAGGAGAGAAAAACGATGAGCACCTACTCTCGCCCTCAGTTAGAGGGCATGACCGTAGTGGCGATTAAGCAGTTT
Proteins encoded in this window:
- a CDS encoding helix-turn-helix transcriptional regulator encodes the protein MEENQDLLTFMKLRERVGLTQRELAQSLGVTVTTISAWENGRHEPKLTILQVKRLMEVLDCSLEDLVEAVQNVNRKKPLTDS